CACGTACTCCCAGACGCGCTTGTTCGACGTGTGGAACAGGTGCGCGCCGTACTTGTGCACCTCGATCCCGGTCTCGGGCTCGGCCTCGGAGTAGGCGTTGCCGCCGATGTGGCTACGCCGTTCGAGGACGAGGACCTTCTTGCCCAGCTCGGCCGCAGCCCGTTCGGCGACGGTCAGGCCGAAGAAACCGGACCCGACGACGACGAGGTCGTAACCTGCGAAATCGTCTTCAGTAATCTGTGCGGGGTTCGTGTGCGCGCTCACGGGCGTCGAGGGTACGCAGTCCGGTAACCCGGGCCGCACCCGACTATCACATTTCGGCCTACGACACACCTGGAAAGCAGTGCCTGCACCCGAGGACTTCTGGAGCTACTTCGCCGCGGTGGCCACTTATCTGGCCGTACTGGCGGTGCCCGGCGGCGTCGTCGGATGGGCCGCCGGCGTCCGCGGCTGGGCTCTGGCCGGGCTCGCGCCGCTGCTGAGCTACGCCATCGCCGGCCTGGCCGGCCCGTGGCTGGCGATCGCGCACGTGCCGTACGGGCCGCCGAGCGTCGCCGCCTGCACCCTGCTGCTCGCCGCCGTGCTCCACGGTCTCCGCCGGCTCTCGATCGCGCGCGGCTGGATGACACCGGGAGCCGAAGAGCCGCCGCAGCCGTGGACGCGCCGCGCGCACCTGGCCGTGGTCGCCTGCGTGGCGATCGCCACGGCCGTGTCGATCGCCGTGGTGGTCACCGGCCGCGGCGGGACGACCGCGGTGTTCCAGCGCTGGGACACCGTCTTCCACGCGAACGGCATCCGCTACATCGCCGAGACCGGCGACGGCTCCCTGACCGGCATGGGCACCATCAACTGGTACCCCGACGGGTCCTTCTACCCGAACGCGTACCACCTGGTCGGCGCCCTGGTCTACCAGCTGTCGGGGACGTCGGTGCCGGTCACGCTCAACGCCGTCACGATGCCGATCGCCGGGCTGTTCGCGCTGGCCATGGTCGCGCTGGTGCGCCAGCTCGGCGGCCGCGCGGTGTTCGCCGGCAGCGCGGCGCTGGTCGCGGGCGGCGCGACGACCGGGGCGTACGAGTCGGTGTCGAGCGGGCTGCTGCCGTTCGCGCTCGGCATCGTGCTGACGCCGCTGGCGGTGGTCGCGCTGCAGCGGTTCGTCGTGCGGCCCGGCGTCGACACGGGCGCGGTGCTGGCGCTGAGCGCCACCGGCCTGCTCGCCGCGCACTCGAGCGCGCTGTTCGGGGCGATCCTGTTCGCGTTCCCGGTCGTGGTGCAGCGCTGGTACCGGGCACTGCGGGGCAAGCACCTCGACGGCGTCGCGCCGGAAAAAGCGGCCTGGCGGGTCGTCGGCGGTGACGTCCTGCGGATGCTGCCGGTGATGGTGGCGGCCGGGCTGATGGCCGCGCCGATGATCCTCGGCGCGATCTCCTTCACGTCCGGGTCGTACCCGTACCACGCGTGGGGCTCGCACATGCCGCTGTGGAAGGCCCTGGCGATGCTGGCGACGTTCAAGCAGGTGCTGCCGGTGCCGCAGATCTGGCTGACGGTGTTCCTGGCCCTCGGCGTGTTCACGCTGGTGCGGCTGCGGCGGATGCGCTGGGTGGTGCTCTCGGCGATCGCGCTGTCCGCGCTGTTCGTCGTGGTCGCGTGCTTCGGCGGCGAAGACTGGGTGATCAGCCTGTCGCGCCCCTGGTGGAACGACCGGTTCCGGCTGATGGCGCTGGCGGCGATCCCGATGTGCCTGCTCGCCGCGCACGGGATGAGCGAGACCCAGCAGTGGCTGGCGAAGGTCGCGAGCGGGCGCGCCTGGGTGCGCGCGCGGCCGTGGCTGACCGGCCGGGTCGGGCTGGCGACGGCGGTGCTGCTGGTCGTGGCGATGGGCGTGCTGACCGGCGGGTTCTACCGCGCGGCCAACGCCAAGACGGTGTCGCTGCTGTACTACAACGGCCTCCCCGGCGAGACGGTCCCGCCGGTCAGCCAGGACGAGATCGACGCGATGGACCACCTCGGCACGCTGGGGATCCCCGCCGACCAGAAGGTGCTCAACGACCGCATGGACGGCACGGCGTGGATGTACGCGCTGACCGGCGTGCACCCGGTGGCCGGCCACTACGACGCGGGCATCGCGCCCCCGGACTCGCTCTACCTGGCGATGCACTTCGGCGACTACGACAGCGACCCGCAGGTCCGCGCCGCGACGCAGCGGCTGAACATCCACTACGTGCTGGTCGGCAGCGGCACGATCCGCCGCGACACCCCGATCGCGCCCGGCCTGCGGCACCTGGACGGGCACGACTTCGTGCGCGAGGTCTACCGGAACCCGGGCGCCGTGATCTACCGGATCGTGAAGTAGCCCGGCGTGACGAAGCCCTCGTGGCCGCGGCGCCCCGTGCCGCGGCCACGAGGGCCCTCCGTCCCCCAACCACCCCCGGGGTGATCTCTGGCGTCTGCAGTGAAGGACGCCCGAGGGACGGCAATCGGTTTCCCGGCTACGCGGATGTCACCCGTTCGGACCAGCGTGGAGCTCCGGCAGGACGTCGCTCGCCACCTGCTCCAGCACGGCTTCGCGGCCTTCGTACGGTGACGACGAGCGCGGCCAGTGCGCGATGACGTCGGTGAAGCCC
This genomic window from Amycolatopsis mongoliensis contains:
- a CDS encoding DUF6541 family protein; its protein translation is MPAPEDFWSYFAAVATYLAVLAVPGGVVGWAAGVRGWALAGLAPLLSYAIAGLAGPWLAIAHVPYGPPSVAACTLLLAAVLHGLRRLSIARGWMTPGAEEPPQPWTRRAHLAVVACVAIATAVSIAVVVTGRGGTTAVFQRWDTVFHANGIRYIAETGDGSLTGMGTINWYPDGSFYPNAYHLVGALVYQLSGTSVPVTLNAVTMPIAGLFALAMVALVRQLGGRAVFAGSAALVAGGATTGAYESVSSGLLPFALGIVLTPLAVVALQRFVVRPGVDTGAVLALSATGLLAAHSSALFGAILFAFPVVVQRWYRALRGKHLDGVAPEKAAWRVVGGDVLRMLPVMVAAGLMAAPMILGAISFTSGSYPYHAWGSHMPLWKALAMLATFKQVLPVPQIWLTVFLALGVFTLVRLRRMRWVVLSAIALSALFVVVACFGGEDWVISLSRPWWNDRFRLMALAAIPMCLLAAHGMSETQQWLAKVASGRAWVRARPWLTGRVGLATAVLLVVAMGVLTGGFYRAANAKTVSLLYYNGLPGETVPPVSQDEIDAMDHLGTLGIPADQKVLNDRMDGTAWMYALTGVHPVAGHYDAGIAPPDSLYLAMHFGDYDSDPQVRAATQRLNIHYVLVGSGTIRRDTPIAPGLRHLDGHDFVREVYRNPGAVIYRIVK